In the genome of Atribacterota bacterium, the window AGGAGTTGCCACAGCTGCATCAAAATCAACCCATCCCTCCTGAATTTTGGTCACCAGCTCTTCTCCACCTACGTAATCAGCACCAGCCTCCTGAGCTTCTTTCGCTTTCTCACCCTGAGCAAAGACCAGAACTCGTACTTGCTTTCCAATCCCATGAGGAAGAGAAACCGTACCCCGGATCTGCTGGTCAGACTGTTTCGGGTCAATCCCCAGATTAAAGACGACCTCCACCGTTTCATCAAAGCGAGCATTTCCCACTTCTTTCAGAATCTTTATTGCTTCTTCCGGGAGATACAACTTCCCCACTTCGATTTTCTCCTTCAACGCCAAATACCTTTTGCTTCTCTCAGGCATTCCTTATTCCCCCTTCTTTACCCTTCCACAACCTCAACACCCATGCTGCGCGCGGTTCCCTCGATAATGCGCATTGCTGCTTCAATACTGTTCGCATTGAGATCCGGCATCTTTTTCTCAGCAATCTCTCGAATTTTGGCACGAGTGATTTTTCCAACCTTGGTTCTATTTGGTTCCCCAGAACCCTTCTCTATGCCCAAAGCTTGCCGAATCAAAAAGGAAGCCGGAGGAGTCTTACACACAAAAGTAAACGACCGATCCGCATAGATTGTAATCTCTACTGGAGTGAGTACCCCACGATCTTTCTCCGTTCGAGCATTGAACGTCTTGCAAAACTCCATAATGTTCACTCCATGCTGCCCTAAAGCAGGCCCTACAGGAGGAGCTGGCGTAGCCATTCCTCCCGGAATTTGCAGTTTTACTATTGCCACCACCTTTTTTGCCATACCCTGCCCACCTCTTTACAGTTTCTCTATATCTGAGAACTCCAACTCCACCGGCGTCTCCCGGCCAAATATGGATAGAAGAACCACAACCTTACCTTTCTCCTGGTCAACACTGTCTACGGTTCCCGTATAATTGAGAAAGGGACCAGAAATCACCTTTACTGCTTCTCCTTTCTCGATATCCAGACGTGGTTTCCCCTTTTCGATACCGGTCTGACGAAGAATCACTTTGACTTCTTCCTCGTTCAGCGGTTCAGGCTTCATACCCGAACCAACGAAACCTGTAACCCCCGGGGTATTGCGAACCACGTACCAGGAACGATCATTCATCACCATTTCCACCATGACATAACCTGGAAACACTTTCTTCTTGGTAAACCTTTTCTTTCCTCTCTTAACTTCAATAGCCTCCTCCATAGGAACCACAACCCGAAAAATCTGATCCTGCATACCCATGGAGACAATACGGCGCTCTAAATTGGCCTTAACCTTGTGTTCACTCCCTGCCAGAGTGTGAACAACATACCATTTCTTTAGCATCGTCCATCTACCTTAAATATGCTCCCATCAGAAAAGTTAAAAGCAAATCCACAACCCCCAGAAACACACCAATCACCACAATGACCACTACAACCGTAACGGTACTATTCCACAATTCCTTCCTGGTCGGCCAGGTAACTTTTTTCAGCTCATACCACGCTTCCTGAAAATACCCCTTGAGAGACCGAAACCATTTAATCAAAAACCTTCACCCATCCTTTACTCTGATTTCCGGCAATTCATTGAGGAATTATATTTTTTTTCCCCATTTCTGTCAATCACACCACCACATTTTTCCCATTTAGATTCGATCAATACCGTGGCGTCTTAACCATTCTCGGAATTTCGCCTCATCCCCAAAAATTTCCTGATCATAATTCTCTTCCAGTTTTCGAATCTGTTCCACCAAATCAGGGTGTTCATGAACCATTTTATCCACGCTGACCTCGAATTCATCGCACATCGTACTCAGGTCATCCAAAGGAAGAGTAAGACCCAAAAGCGGTAAGAGTATTCGACAGGCAGACCGTATCCCTTTGGGGTTCGGTGCCTGAACATACATGGGAATCTCTACGACAATATTAATCATGTCCACATTTTTCTTCTTTGCCAGAACCGTCAGAAAAGTGGTAATACTCGCCGGACCTTCATATTCACTGAAACGAACACCATAAGGGAGAAGTTCACTCTTTAAGGCCTCATTGGAAACCGAACAAAAAATTCTTGGTTCTCTGGTATGAGGAGTGAGACCGCTGAAACTTCCCACAAAATAGATCCGACTTACCTTGAACTCATGAGCCAGAATAAAAAGGTTTTCTGCATATTCATGCCAGCGAATGTTTGGCTCTTTTCCAAAGAAAAGGATCAGATTCTCTCTCTCAGAGTAGAAAAAATGATTCTGAGGATAATGAAACTCCTGCACCATTCCTCCCCGAATCAGGGTATAGGGACGGAATTGAGCAACTTCCTCCATACTCCCGGGAAAATTAAATATGTAGAAATCCTGGGGTTCAATTTCAGCAAAAAACTGCGCTTTCAGCTTGTCCCGAAGATAGATCACCGTTCCCGTAGAAACACTTCCTCCATCCATCCACCCGGTAAAACCGAGAAGCATTCTGGGTTCGTTGAGCTGTGGTCGCCGATAAACGATAAGCTTTCCCATTACCTTCTCCATCCTAAAAAGTTGGCTCTGGCGAGCGCCGCGAAAGATTCTCGAAACGGGCGTAATCCTTTTGAAAGAGCAGTTCTATGGTTCCTACTGGACCATTCCTCTGTTTTGCCACGATCACTTCGGCAACCCCTTTTTTGGAAGTATTGGGGTTATAGTACTCATCCCGATAGATAAGCAGCACCAAATCCGCATCCTGCTCAATCGCTCCGCTCT includes:
- the rplK gene encoding 50S ribosomal protein L11; its protein translation is MAKKVVAIVKLQIPGGMATPAPPVGPALGQHGVNIMEFCKTFNARTEKDRGVLTPVEITIYADRSFTFVCKTPPASFLIRQALGIEKGSGEPNRTKVGKITRAKIREIAEKKMPDLNANSIEAAMRIIEGTARSMGVEVVEG
- the nusG gene encoding transcription termination/antitermination protein NusG, with protein sequence MLKKWYVVHTLAGSEHKVKANLERRIVSMGMQDQIFRVVVPMEEAIEVKRGKKRFTKKKVFPGYVMVEMVMNDRSWYVVRNTPGVTGFVGSGMKPEPLNEEEVKVILRQTGIEKGKPRLDIEKGEAVKVISGPFLNYTGTVDSVDQEKGKVVVLLSIFGRETPVELEFSDIEKL
- the secE gene encoding preprotein translocase subunit SecE, with the protein product MIKWFRSLKGYFQEAWYELKKVTWPTRKELWNSTVTVVVVIVVIGVFLGVVDLLLTFLMGAYLR
- a CDS encoding PAC2 family protein, with product MGKLIVYRRPQLNEPRMLLGFTGWMDGGSVSTGTVIYLRDKLKAQFFAEIEPQDFYIFNFPGSMEEVAQFRPYTLIRGGMVQEFHYPQNHFFYSERENLILFFGKEPNIRWHEYAENLFILAHEFKVSRIYFVGSFSGLTPHTREPRIFCSVSNEALKSELLPYGVRFSEYEGPASITTFLTVLAKKKNVDMINIVVEIPMYVQAPNPKGIRSACRILLPLLGLTLPLDDLSTMCDEFEVSVDKMVHEHPDLVEQIRKLEENYDQEIFGDEAKFREWLRRHGIDRI